A part of Salvelinus alpinus chromosome 5, SLU_Salpinus.1, whole genome shotgun sequence genomic DNA contains:
- the saxo2 gene encoding stabilizer of axonemal microtubules 2, which produces MKRLCICEICSCGRHRCPHRPTALYGKPNMTCVLTEYTEKYPAYGRYNPPQSLKPKPVNHGDRGRMDGTTTFKTDFIPYVVTRRPGKQQAEYKPKPGVIDLGTTYKQDYSLYEVQPFAPSRPSERVRATGHKMDTVPTYKEDFRQWEMCKRELKKPDLTYHPPDAKFDGHTTFQDDFLPRGLAPRESFKPSSIPKMSDTPFDGVTSNQQCYVSHPLEARWVKAPEPYKPSSQPLQDLTTNRRDYQGLPGQLPQSYKPNPGKVTSDVPFQSSTEFKERFQQWPVSLPQLHKSLQYVSPTEHMDMSTTSGADYVQHNIQPFISAKPFNRPTKSSAPFQVCTTMRDDYQPWVVKRQAMIKKPEEMQRATGRMDHLTTFKAHFTPHELQPNVSFKPAHAPMRADAPLEGGTMYSTEFTPKRISVCPASYDSLPGFVFEDSDDRGHRFYRKLPSKDMNKMAAGMAVAVVS; this is translated from the exons ATGAAACGGCTATGCATATGTGAGATCTGCAGCTGTGG ACGCCATCGCTGCCCCCACCGACCCACAGCTCTGTATGGAAAGCCCAATATGACATGTGTCCTGACAGAGTACACAGAGAAGTACCCCGCCTATGGAAGATACAACCCGCCCCAGAGCCTGAAACCAAAGCCTGTTAACCACGGTGACCGGGGGAGAATGGATGGAACTACTACATTCAA gACTGACTTTATTCCCTACGTGGTGACTCGACGACCGGGGAAACAGCAGGCGGAGTACAAACCCAAACCTGGAGTCATAGATCTGGGGACCACCTACAAACAGGACTACAGCCTTTATGAGGTCCAACCCTTCGCCCCTTCCAGACCCAGCGAGAGGGTACGCGCAACAGGGCACAAAATGGATACAGTGCCTACATACAAAG AGGATTTCCGACAGTGGGAGATGTGCAAGCGGGAGCTGAAGAAACCCGATCTGACCTACCACCCGCCAGACGCCAAGTTCGACGGCCACACCACCTTCCAGGACGACTTCCTCCCCCGAGGCCTTGCCCCCAGAGAGAGCTTCAAACCCTCCAGTATCCCCAAAATGTCCGATACCCCCTTCGATGGGGTGACCAGTAACCAGCAGTGCTATGTGTCCCACCCTCTGGAGGCACGCTGGGTGAAGGCTCCAGAGCCCTATAAACCCAGTAGCCAGCCCCTACAAGACCTCACCACCAACCGAAGAGACTACCAGGGCCTGCCAGGACAGCTGCCCCAGAGCTATAAGCCTAACCCTGGAAAG GTGACGTCTGACGTTCCCTTTCAGAGCAGCACAGAGTTTAAAGAGCGTTTCCAGCAGTGGCCCGTGTCCCTGCCTCAGCTGCACAAGAGCCTGCAGTACGTCAGCCCCACAGAGCACATGGACATGAGCACCACGTCTGGTGCAGACTACGTCCAACACAACATCCAGCCCTTCATCTCTGCCAAGCCCTTCAATCGGCCCACCAAGTCATCAGCTCCCTTCCAG GTCTGCACCACCATGAGGGATGACTACCAGCCTTGGGTGGTCAAGAGACAAGCCATGATCAAGAAGCCTGAGGAGATGCAGAGAGCCACCGGACGGATGGACCACCTCACCACTTTCAAG GCCCATTTTACACCCCACGAACTGCAGCCCAATGTGAGCTTCAAGCCAGCTCACGCCCCCATGAGGGCTGATGCCCCATTGGAGGGCGGCACCATGTACAGCACAGAGTTCACCCCcaagag GATCAGCGTTTGTCCAGCTAGCTACGACTCCCTGCCGGGCTTCGTGTTTGAGGACAGCGACGACAGGGGACACAGGTTCTACAGGAAGTTGCCATCTAAGGACATGAACAAGATGGCCGCCGGCATGGCGGTGGCTGTGGTGTCATAA